The nucleotide sequence GATTTTCCGGAGGTACAAGGTGCTGGATAGGTGAAGCTCGAACCGCGCTCTCTCAACCGTCGTGCCCGGGCTTGACCCGGGCAAGCCCGGCCATGACGAGCAGTGGTAGTCCCTACATGCTCCGCCCGTCCACCGGCGTCATCTTCAGCTTGGACAGTTCGATGCCGTCGATGCAGCTCACATTGAGCGCCACCACGTCGCTGCCATCGGGCTTCTTGCCGCGCGCGAAGACGTCGACGCCGCAATCGACGCAGAGCTGGTGGTGGATCGCGTGCTTGTTGAAGAGATATTCCTTCAGGTTTTCCTCGCCGGCACGGAGCTGAAAGCTCTTCGGATCGAGGAACGTGAAATGCAGCCCCTTCTTGGTGCAGATCGAGCAGTTACAGTCGGTGACCATCGCGAGGTCGGTGGTGCATTCGAAGCGCACCTGGCCGCAATGGCAGCC is from Bradyrhizobium sp. AZCC 2176 and encodes:
- a CDS encoding GFA family protein; protein product: MPDSKTYTGGCHCGQVRFECTTDLAMVTDCNCSICTKKGLHFTFLDPKSFQLRAGEENLKEYLFNKHAIHHQLCVDCGVDVFARGKKPDGSDVVALNVSCIDGIELSKLKMTPVDGRSM